From a region of the Mycobacteroides saopaulense genome:
- a CDS encoding protein kinase domain-containing protein translates to MTSPKSPSARLDPMIGAVLDGRYRIEAPIATGGMSTVYRGLDTRLDRPVAVKVMDSRYASDSGFLARFRLEARAVARLRHPGLVAVFDQGMDGKHPFLVMELIDGGTLRELLRERGPMPPHAVAAVFNPLLGGLAVAHRSGLVHRDVKPENVLISDDGEVKLADFGLVRAVAEAGITSTSVILGTAAYLSPEQVRTGSAGPRSDVYSAGILMYELLTGSTPFTGDTPLALAYQRIDRDVPAPSEAIDGVPEEFDELVLRATSRDPDARYADAAQFGAELNAIASELRLPSFRVPAPKDSKQHVAEQLYRSRLIDAGGSTTGNLSAPSTSDAADTASAAAALGVSARPSVAARPKVPNPTRMMDPVPAYDPEYDREFDDELDESAFFADVDDSDYRYERQQSRRAIFMWLVIVLIITSSVAAGCWSLGANITNLF, encoded by the coding sequence ATGACGTCGCCCAAGTCCCCCAGTGCCCGCCTCGATCCGATGATCGGCGCGGTGCTCGACGGTCGGTACCGCATAGAGGCTCCGATCGCCACGGGCGGCATGTCGACCGTGTACCGCGGGCTGGACACCCGCTTGGATCGCCCCGTGGCGGTGAAGGTCATGGACAGCCGCTACGCCTCCGACAGCGGGTTCCTGGCCCGATTCCGGCTTGAGGCCCGCGCCGTCGCACGGCTGCGTCACCCCGGGCTGGTGGCCGTCTTCGATCAGGGTATGGACGGCAAGCACCCGTTCCTGGTGATGGAGCTGATCGACGGCGGCACGCTACGCGAGCTGCTGCGCGAACGGGGCCCCATGCCGCCGCATGCGGTCGCCGCGGTCTTCAACCCGCTGCTGGGTGGTCTGGCGGTGGCACACCGGTCGGGGCTGGTGCACCGCGACGTCAAACCCGAGAACGTACTGATCTCCGATGACGGCGAGGTCAAACTCGCCGATTTCGGGTTGGTCCGGGCCGTCGCCGAAGCCGGAATCACCTCGACCAGCGTGATCCTGGGCACCGCGGCGTATCTGTCCCCTGAACAAGTGCGCACCGGTTCCGCGGGGCCGCGCAGCGACGTCTATTCGGCGGGCATCCTGATGTACGAATTGCTCACCGGTTCAACACCGTTCACCGGCGATACGCCGTTGGCACTGGCCTATCAACGCATCGATCGCGATGTTCCTGCGCCGAGCGAAGCGATCGACGGGGTTCCGGAGGAGTTCGACGAACTGGTGCTGCGGGCCACCTCCCGCGACCCGGACGCCCGCTACGCCGACGCCGCGCAGTTCGGCGCCGAACTGAACGCGATCGCCTCCGAGTTACGGCTGCCGTCCTTCCGGGTGCCCGCCCCCAAGGACTCTAAACAGCATGTCGCCGAACAGCTGTACCGCAGCAGATTGATCGACGCCGGCGGCAGCACCACTGGAAACCTCAGTGCTCCGAGCACATCGGATGCCGCCGACACCGCCTCGGCCGCAGCGGCCCTGGGTGTTTCCGCACGACCCAGTGTCGCCGCACGGCCCAAGGTGCCCAACCCCACGCGGATGATGGACCCGGTACCCGCCTACGATCCCGAATACGATCGGGAGTTCGACGACGAGTTAGACGAATCGGCGTTTTTCGCCGATGTCGACGACTCCGATTACCGATACGAACGCCAGCAGAGCCGCCGCGCGATCTTCATGTGGCTGGTGATCGTCCTGATCATCACCAGTTCGGTGGCCGCGGGATGTTGGTCGCTGGGCGCCAACATCACCAACCTGTTCTAG
- a CDS encoding SRPBCC family protein, with translation MTSSGDPTSVTHSEYYPYPVEKVWDVLVSLELTASQVKEVSDAPVEVGETRVMITHPQPAVGFDGVVRTTYTSVVPCEHIEQVLTAPGIEVTSRWNLLPEPGGTRLRVTYSRFDPSIPLHRQWRTMLFSGAGPILNSLREMLDKRH, from the coding sequence GTGACGAGTTCCGGCGATCCGACATCGGTCACCCATAGTGAGTACTATCCCTACCCCGTCGAGAAGGTCTGGGATGTTCTCGTCTCCCTCGAACTGACCGCTTCTCAGGTGAAAGAGGTCAGCGACGCCCCGGTCGAAGTCGGAGAGACCCGGGTCATGATCACCCACCCGCAACCGGCGGTCGGGTTCGACGGCGTGGTCCGCACCACCTACACCAGCGTGGTGCCCTGTGAGCACATCGAACAGGTGTTGACCGCGCCCGGCATCGAAGTGACCTCCCGGTGGAATCTGCTCCCGGAGCCCGGCGGCACGCGACTCCGCGTCACATACAGCCGCTTCGACCCGTCCATTCCCCTGCACCGCCAGTGGCGGACGATGCTGTTCTCGGGGGCTGGGCCGATCCTCAACTCACTGCGCGAAATGCTCGATAAGCGGCATTGA
- a CDS encoding Rv2175c family DNA-binding protein → MSAIPYVADTLDADEPLFSLKEVAVRLRVPVSKVQQYLRDGELIAVRRDGEIKVPVIFFSPEGPVVKHLFGLLSVLRDGGFHEPEIMRWLFTGDESLTVSRDGTTERIEAARPVDALHGHQAREVLRRAQAMAY, encoded by the coding sequence ATGAGCGCAATTCCATACGTTGCCGACACGCTTGACGCCGATGAGCCGCTGTTCTCCCTCAAGGAGGTGGCCGTGCGCCTGCGGGTACCGGTGAGCAAGGTTCAGCAATACTTGCGCGACGGCGAGCTGATCGCAGTGCGGCGCGATGGCGAAATCAAAGTTCCCGTCATCTTTTTCAGCCCCGAGGGGCCGGTGGTCAAGCATTTGTTCGGGCTGTTGTCCGTGCTGCGGGACGGAGGGTTTCACGAGCCGGAGATCATGCGCTGGTTGTTCACCGGTGACGAGTCACTCACCGTGAGCCGGGATGGCACCACCGAACGGATCGAGGCTGCCCGCCCGGTCGACGCGCTGCACGGGCATCAGGCACGTGAGGTGCTGCGGCGGGCGCAGGCCATGGCGTATTAG
- a CDS encoding alpha-(1->6)-mannopyranosyltransferase A — MTGFGGAILIAIGGLGAGSTRQHDPLLESLGLSWLRFGHGLVVSSILMWLGVVLMLLAWLGLGRHVIAGRVTKESLLVVIPCWLLPLLASVPVFSRDAYSYLAQGALLRDGFDPYVVGPVENPNPLLENVSPIWSTTTAPYGPLFILIARFVTQIVGDDVVAGTMLLRLCMLPGLALLVWATPKVAQHLSANASKALWICVLNPLVIIHLMGGVHNEMLMVGIMMAGIALVLERHHVWGISVVALAVAVKATAGLALPFLVWIWMRRLIENAAEGSPQRRPIAAFALASAASVAIVVAVFAVLSWIAGVGLGWLTALAGSVKIINWLTVPTAVANIINVFAGLFVTVNFDAVLEITRIIGVMVIAVSLPVIWWRHRHNDRDAMFGILWAMVVVVLMAPAALPWYYTWPLAIAAPLLQSRTAIAAIAGFSAWIMVIFKPDGSHGMYVWIHVLIAATCATIAWRMINSAPEPQGPEAAEAQSPAPAS, encoded by the coding sequence ATCACCGGATTCGGCGGCGCGATTCTCATCGCGATCGGCGGATTGGGCGCGGGCAGCACTCGCCAACATGATCCGCTGCTGGAGTCCCTCGGGCTGTCCTGGTTGCGTTTCGGACACGGACTGGTGGTCTCCTCGATCCTGATGTGGCTCGGGGTTGTTTTGATGCTGCTGGCATGGCTTGGGCTGGGCCGGCATGTCATCGCGGGCAGGGTGACCAAGGAGTCGCTGCTGGTTGTCATTCCGTGCTGGCTTTTGCCGCTGCTGGCCTCCGTTCCGGTGTTCAGCCGGGATGCGTACTCCTATCTGGCACAGGGCGCGCTGCTGCGCGACGGGTTCGACCCGTATGTGGTGGGCCCCGTCGAGAATCCGAATCCGTTGTTGGAGAACGTCAGTCCGATCTGGTCCACCACCACCGCCCCCTATGGGCCACTGTTCATCCTGATCGCACGGTTTGTCACCCAGATAGTCGGCGACGACGTGGTGGCCGGAACCATGCTGCTGCGTCTGTGCATGCTGCCCGGGCTGGCACTGCTCGTGTGGGCCACACCCAAGGTCGCTCAACACCTTTCCGCCAATGCCAGCAAGGCATTGTGGATCTGCGTGCTCAACCCGCTGGTGATCATCCACCTGATGGGCGGGGTACACAACGAGATGCTGATGGTCGGGATCATGATGGCGGGCATCGCCCTCGTCCTTGAGCGACACCATGTCTGGGGTATCTCGGTGGTGGCCTTGGCTGTCGCCGTCAAGGCCACAGCGGGTCTCGCACTGCCGTTTCTGGTCTGGATCTGGATGCGTCGACTCATCGAGAACGCCGCCGAGGGTTCGCCGCAGCGCCGCCCGATAGCCGCCTTCGCCTTGGCGTCGGCGGCCTCCGTCGCGATCGTCGTCGCCGTCTTCGCGGTGCTGTCCTGGATCGCCGGAGTGGGTCTGGGATGGCTGACCGCACTGGCCGGCTCGGTGAAGATCATCAACTGGCTGACGGTGCCGACCGCGGTCGCCAACATCATCAACGTCTTCGCCGGTCTCTTCGTCACCGTCAACTTCGATGCGGTTCTGGAGATCACCCGCATCATCGGGGTGATGGTCATCGCCGTCAGCTTGCCGGTGATCTGGTGGCGGCACCGCCACAACGATCGCGATGCGATGTTCGGCATTCTGTGGGCCATGGTGGTCGTGGTGCTCATGGCACCGGCTGCATTGCCCTGGTACTACACCTGGCCGCTGGCCATCGCGGCGCCGCTGCTGCAGTCACGGACCGCCATCGCCGCCATCGCCGGTTTCTCCGCGTGGATCATGGTCATCTTCAAACCCGATGGCTCCCACGGCATGTACGTATGGATCCACGTGCTGATCGCCGCGACCTGCGCCACCATCGCATGGCGGATGATCAACTCCGCACCCGAACCGCAGGGTCCCGAAGCCGCCGAAGCACAATCGCCGGCTCCCGCCAGCTAA
- a CDS encoding polyprenyl synthetase family protein codes for MSDQLSQFLAECREHTAHIGQNYEHAITALDRFVLRGGKRLRPAFAYWGWRAVTDDPDPWNPEVLRVCAALELLHTCALIHDDVIDSSATRRGEPTIHVEFTALHRENGWSGSPEQFGISAAILLGDLALTWADDMVVGARLSPETHARARGVWSILRSEVLGGQYLDILSESSGDESVETAMRVIRFKTAGYTVQRPLQLGVAIAAENPEISQLLGNVGLDIGVAFQLRDDVLGVFGDPKVTGKPAGDDLRSGKRTVLLAEALQLARRHDSAAEDLLHSWIGTPLTDQQVGEMCSLIVDLGALTAVESRIEEHTQRALDQLASADIAEDARAALSDLVRLVSNRNA; via the coding sequence GTGAGCGACCAGCTGAGCCAGTTCCTGGCCGAATGCCGCGAACACACCGCGCATATCGGACAGAACTATGAGCATGCGATCACCGCCCTTGACCGGTTTGTGCTGCGTGGCGGCAAGAGACTGCGCCCTGCGTTCGCGTATTGGGGCTGGCGCGCGGTCACCGATGATCCCGATCCGTGGAACCCCGAAGTGCTGCGGGTATGTGCCGCGCTGGAGCTGCTGCACACGTGCGCGCTCATCCACGACGACGTGATCGACAGTTCTGCGACGAGGCGTGGCGAGCCCACCATCCACGTCGAGTTCACCGCCCTGCACCGCGAGAACGGCTGGTCCGGCTCCCCCGAACAGTTCGGAATATCCGCGGCGATTCTGCTGGGTGACCTGGCACTCACCTGGGCCGACGACATGGTCGTGGGAGCACGGCTCTCGCCGGAGACGCACGCGCGGGCGCGAGGTGTGTGGTCGATCCTGCGCAGCGAGGTACTGGGCGGCCAATATCTGGACATACTGTCTGAATCCTCCGGTGACGAGTCCGTCGAAACCGCCATGCGCGTCATCCGTTTCAAGACCGCCGGCTACACGGTGCAACGCCCGCTGCAGCTGGGCGTCGCCATCGCTGCCGAGAACCCAGAAATCTCACAGCTTCTCGGCAACGTCGGGCTCGATATCGGCGTCGCGTTTCAGCTTCGCGATGATGTGCTCGGCGTCTTCGGGGACCCGAAGGTGACCGGCAAACCCGCGGGAGACGATCTGCGTTCCGGAAAGCGCACCGTGTTGCTGGCCGAGGCGCTGCAGCTGGCGCGGCGCCATGACAGTGCCGCCGAGGATCTGTTGCACTCGTGGATCGGTACCCCCCTCACCGACCAGCAGGTCGGCGAAATGTGTTCACTCATAGTCGACTTGGGCGCCCTCACCGCGGTGGAATCGCGCATCGAGGAGCACACGCAGCGCGCCTTGGACCAATTGGCGAGCGCCGACATCGCCGAGGACGCCCGCGCCGCGCTGTCCGACCTGGTCCGGTTGGTGTCCAACCGGAACGCATGA
- the metF gene encoding methylenetetrahydrofolate reductase [NAD(P)H], whose translation MTTNPLDHDAPVAELQDPGSIADRLAAVQPGEVAFSVEFMPPRDEAAEARLWRAARVFERYQPVFVSVTYGAGGSTRDRTVRVTGELAENTTLLPVAHLTAVGHTVDELRAMVGAYVDRGITNILALRGDPAGDVNAEWIPHPGGLTYAEELVRLVRDLGDFHVGVASFPECHPQAIDVDSDTANLVNKLRAGAEYSITQMFFDVDDYLRLRDRVVAADPEQGAKPIVPGLMPITSLRSVRRQVELSSSTLPAALEERLLRAAGDGPEENRDEVRKVGVDVTTAMASRLLAEGVPCLHFMTLNFARATSEVLENLGVRITPGTGRG comes from the coding sequence GTGACAACCAACCCGCTCGACCATGATGCACCGGTCGCCGAGCTGCAGGATCCGGGGTCGATCGCCGATCGACTGGCCGCGGTTCAGCCCGGCGAGGTCGCGTTCTCGGTCGAGTTCATGCCGCCCCGTGATGAGGCGGCCGAGGCTCGGTTGTGGCGGGCGGCAAGAGTTTTCGAGCGGTATCAGCCGGTTTTCGTCTCGGTGACCTACGGCGCAGGCGGTTCTACCCGCGACCGCACGGTGCGGGTGACCGGGGAGCTGGCCGAGAACACCACATTGCTACCGGTTGCGCACCTGACCGCGGTCGGGCACACCGTCGACGAGCTGCGCGCCATGGTGGGTGCGTATGTGGACCGTGGCATCACCAATATCCTTGCCCTGCGCGGCGATCCGGCCGGGGATGTGAACGCGGAATGGATTCCTCACCCGGGTGGCCTCACCTACGCGGAGGAACTGGTGCGGCTGGTTCGCGACCTGGGCGATTTCCACGTCGGGGTGGCGTCCTTCCCGGAGTGCCATCCGCAGGCGATCGATGTGGACAGCGATACGGCCAACCTGGTCAACAAGCTCCGGGCCGGGGCCGAGTACTCCATTACCCAGATGTTCTTCGACGTCGACGACTATCTGCGGCTGCGGGACCGGGTGGTGGCCGCCGACCCCGAGCAGGGCGCCAAGCCGATCGTTCCGGGACTCATGCCCATCACATCGCTGCGTTCGGTACGCCGGCAGGTCGAGCTCTCCTCGTCCACATTGCCCGCTGCGTTGGAGGAACGGCTGCTCCGGGCGGCAGGAGACGGACCGGAGGAGAACCGGGACGAGGTTCGCAAGGTCGGCGTCGATGTCACCACCGCGATGGCATCCCGATTGCTGGCCGAGGGGGTTCCGTGTCTGCATTTCATGACGCTGAACTTCGCGCGGGCCACCTCCGAGGTGCTGGAGAACCTCGGCGTTCGGATTACTCCGGGAACTGGTCGGGGGTAA
- a CDS encoding LppM family (lipo)protein gives MARIAAVLLLTTLPLLSGCVRVKASMTVTTDDHVSGQLIAVAKPQGKDDKGPQLDRNMSFAQKVQVSEYEENGMVGSRAIFNDLTFSEVPQLAGMNKNAAGFDLTLRRNGEMVVLEGRADLTALETSSDADVSLAVSFPGDIESTNGETLGSDSVQWKLSPGVVSTFTATARYTDPSTRSFNGATIFVAIAALLVGALVASLAWLDRDQSPRFTPDQFPE, from the coding sequence GTGGCACGAATCGCTGCCGTGCTGTTGTTGACGACGCTGCCGCTGCTGTCGGGATGTGTGCGCGTCAAGGCCTCGATGACCGTCACCACCGACGATCACGTCTCCGGCCAGCTGATCGCCGTGGCCAAACCACAGGGCAAGGACGACAAAGGTCCCCAGCTCGACCGCAACATGTCCTTCGCACAGAAGGTTCAGGTGAGCGAGTACGAGGAGAACGGCATGGTGGGATCGCGTGCCATCTTCAACGACCTGACCTTCTCCGAGGTCCCCCAGCTGGCCGGCATGAACAAGAACGCCGCCGGGTTCGACCTGACTCTGCGCCGCAACGGAGAGATGGTCGTGCTGGAGGGTCGCGCAGATCTCACCGCGCTGGAAACCAGCTCGGACGCCGACGTATCGCTGGCCGTGTCCTTCCCCGGCGATATCGAATCGACCAACGGGGAGACGCTCGGCTCCGACTCCGTGCAGTGGAAACTCAGTCCCGGCGTGGTCAGCACCTTCACGGCGACCGCGCGCTACACCGACCCCAGCACTCGCTCGTTCAACGGCGCCACGATCTTTGTGGCGATCGCCGCATTGCTGGTCGGCGCCCTGGTCGCCTCGCTGGCCTGGCTGGACCGTGACCAGTCCCCGCGCTTTACCCCCGACCAGTTCCCGGAGTAA
- a CDS encoding GNAT family N-acetyltransferase: protein MTTFLADLSQRDMQRRLSEALRVYVIAMGYPHGTEDQRAPMWLEHSRRRGWQAAAVFQTPSDSSGADSAVDQDLMDRARIVGIAYGYRGAADQWWHQQVSQGLRKSGMPRDRIGALLDQYFELTELHVDPGLQGHGFGEALARRLLGGRPESHVLLSTPEITGESNRAWRLYRRLGFTDVIRQHQFAGDPRRFAVLGRPLPLEPGYRQAGATAVWHDEPR from the coding sequence TTGACGACATTCCTGGCCGACCTGTCGCAACGCGATATGCAGCGCCGGCTCAGCGAAGCGCTTCGTGTCTACGTGATCGCCATGGGCTATCCGCACGGCACCGAGGATCAGCGCGCTCCCATGTGGTTAGAACACAGCCGTAGACGCGGCTGGCAGGCGGCCGCCGTCTTCCAGACCCCGTCGGACTCATCCGGGGCGGATTCCGCCGTCGACCAGGATCTGATGGACCGGGCCCGCATCGTCGGGATCGCTTACGGCTACCGCGGAGCTGCCGACCAATGGTGGCACCAACAGGTCAGCCAGGGCCTACGCAAGTCGGGGATGCCACGCGATCGCATCGGCGCCCTCCTCGATCAGTACTTCGAGCTGACCGAACTACACGTCGACCCGGGCCTGCAGGGACACGGCTTCGGAGAAGCGCTGGCGCGCCGACTGCTCGGCGGCCGCCCCGAATCGCATGTCTTGCTGTCCACTCCCGAAATCACCGGCGAATCCAATCGGGCCTGGCGGCTGTACCGCCGCCTCGGATTCACCGACGTCATCCGGCAGCATCAGTTCGCGGGAGATCCAAGGCGATTTGCCGTCCTCGGCCGGCCTTTGCCCCTGGAACCCGGATATCGACAGGCCGGCGCGACCGCCGTCTGGCACGATGAGCCGCGATGA
- a CDS encoding DUF3040 domain-containing protein produces the protein MPLSEHEQRMLDQIESALYAEDPKFASSVRGGRLGATSGRRRLQGAALFCIGLAMLVIGVAVPATQIGNFPVLSVIGFVVMFGAAVFAIIGSRRSEQDATGPGLSGGASGRTRRPRAAGSFAQRMEERFRRRFDN, from the coding sequence ATGCCACTCTCCGAGCACGAGCAGCGCATGCTCGACCAGATTGAGAGCGCGCTGTACGCGGAGGATCCCAAGTTTGCGTCGAGCGTGCGCGGAGGCCGCCTGGGAGCGACCTCCGGCCGTCGTCGTCTGCAAGGCGCGGCGCTGTTCTGCATCGGATTGGCCATGTTGGTGATCGGTGTGGCGGTTCCCGCCACCCAGATCGGAAACTTTCCGGTCCTGAGCGTCATCGGATTCGTCGTGATGTTCGGCGCCGCGGTTTTCGCGATCATCGGAAGCCGACGCTCGGAGCAGGACGCCACCGGGCCGGGGTTATCGGGTGGGGCCAGTGGTCGCACTCGTCGGCCCCGTGCCGCTGGATCGTTCGCACAGCGCATGGAAGAGCGTTTCCGCCGCCGTTTCGACAACTGA
- the mraZ gene encoding division/cell wall cluster transcriptional repressor MraZ has product MFLGTYTPRLDDKGRLTLPAKFRDALAGGLMVTKSQDHSLAVYPRAEFEQLARKAAAASRSNPEARAFLRNLAAATDEQHPDAQGRITLSADHRRYADLSKDCVVIGSVDYLEIWDAAKWQQYLEEHEENFSTASDESLNGIF; this is encoded by the coding sequence ATGTTTCTCGGTACCTACACGCCCAGGCTCGACGACAAAGGGCGGTTGACGCTGCCCGCCAAGTTCCGGGACGCACTAGCGGGAGGGTTGATGGTCACCAAAAGCCAGGACCACAGCCTCGCCGTGTACCCGCGGGCCGAGTTCGAGCAGCTGGCGCGCAAGGCCGCCGCGGCTTCCCGGAGCAACCCCGAGGCCCGTGCCTTCCTGCGCAACCTGGCGGCAGCCACCGATGAACAGCATCCGGACGCGCAGGGCCGTATCACCCTGTCTGCCGACCACCGGCGGTACGCGGACTTGTCCAAGGATTGTGTGGTCATCGGATCCGTTGACTACCTGGAGATTTGGGATGCTGCGAAGTGGCAGCAATACCTGGAGGAACACGAAGAGAACTTCTCGACGGCCAGCGATGAATCCCTCAATGGCATCTTCTGA
- the rsmH gene encoding 16S rRNA (cytosine(1402)-N(4))-methyltransferase RsmH, with translation MNPSMASSERAREARPLSDTALAYFPDARFAPSGRDQASRVYCTYQRSRPRRGIAVSDNDFPADSGAAFGHVPVMLDRCYELLAPALTARSADGAGAFLIDATLGAGGHTEHFLASLPELTVIGLDRDTNALDIARKRLAPFGTRFVGVHTRYDGLADALDGLGYPATSSVDAVLFDLGVSSMQLDQAERGFAYSIDAPLDMRMNAQDELTAADILNTYSAAELSRVLSRFGEERFARRIAAEIVRRRATEPFTRSGQLVELLYATIPAATRRTGGHPAKRTFQALRIAVNAELESLAAAIPAAMAALRPGGRVAVMAYQSLEDKIVKAQFAAATASRSPIDLPVELPGDAPEFTLITRGAERANDAEIEINPRSAPVRLRAVERVADRRRA, from the coding sequence ATGAATCCCTCAATGGCATCTTCTGAGCGGGCCCGCGAAGCGCGGCCTCTGTCCGATACGGCCCTGGCGTACTTCCCCGACGCCAGGTTCGCACCATCGGGCAGGGACCAGGCTTCGCGGGTCTATTGCACCTACCAGCGCTCTCGCCCCCGGAGGGGTATCGCCGTGTCTGACAATGATTTTCCGGCTGATTCTGGTGCCGCGTTCGGTCACGTTCCGGTCATGCTCGATCGTTGCTACGAGCTGCTGGCGCCGGCGCTCACCGCCAGGTCGGCTGACGGGGCCGGTGCGTTTCTGATCGATGCCACCCTGGGCGCCGGTGGGCACACCGAGCATTTTCTGGCCTCGCTGCCGGAGCTCACCGTCATCGGTCTGGATCGTGACACCAACGCCCTGGACATTGCCCGGAAGCGGCTGGCACCCTTCGGAACACGATTCGTCGGAGTGCACACCCGCTACGACGGGCTCGCCGACGCGCTCGATGGGCTCGGTTACCCGGCGACGTCCTCGGTCGACGCGGTGCTCTTCGATCTGGGTGTGTCTTCCATGCAGCTCGATCAGGCCGAACGCGGATTCGCGTATTCGATCGACGCCCCGCTGGACATGCGGATGAACGCCCAGGATGAGCTGACCGCCGCGGATATTCTGAACACCTATTCGGCCGCGGAGCTGTCCAGAGTGCTGAGCAGATTCGGTGAGGAGCGCTTTGCGCGCCGCATTGCCGCCGAGATCGTTCGGCGTCGCGCTACGGAACCTTTTACGCGCAGTGGACAGTTGGTTGAGCTGCTGTACGCGACCATCCCCGCGGCGACGCGCCGTACGGGTGGCCACCCAGCGAAACGGACCTTTCAGGCTCTCCGGATAGCGGTCAACGCAGAGTTGGAATCCCTTGCAGCGGCAATACCTGCCGCGATGGCCGCGCTACGTCCGGGCGGCCGCGTCGCGGTGATGGCCTACCAGTCACTCGAAGACAAGATCGTGAAGGCGCAGTTCGCTGCCGCCACCGCATCGCGGTCGCCGATCGATCTGCCGGTCGAACTACCCGGTGACGCACCGGAATTCACCCTGATCACCCGCGGGGCGGAACGGGCGAACGATGCGGAAATAGAAATCAATCCACGTAGTGCACCAGTGCGGTTAAGGGCAGTCGAACGAGTTGCGGATAGGAGGCGGGCATGA